The Candidatus Omnitrophota bacterium genome has a window encoding:
- a CDS encoding UPF0164 family protein, with product MKKILILAGLILLTGESFAWMSKSDAGTCGAQFLKIGMGARAMGMGGAAAALTDVSALYWNPAGIASLESREVLAMHTDWFEDTSIEFLGAAFPAGGAVLGLSMTYLAIDEFERRVADTSAPVGTFNANDSAVGISYAKKHAGLDAGFTVKALKSSIGSDSSNVAIAADAGIIKKGLSLSGKPMSLAIALKDFGTKIKFSAQEDNLPSVIKLGMGVEVSPQMTVAADLNLPRDNEVNLNIGFEYMLPVEAVKFPVRMGYKTLNDFDTIDGFSAGFGLGMGSYNLDFAWVPYGDFDDTYRLSLSGKF from the coding sequence ATGAAAAAAATTTTAATTTTAGCGGGTCTGATTTTGTTGACGGGCGAGTCTTTCGCGTGGATGAGCAAAAGCGACGCCGGGACATGCGGAGCGCAGTTTCTTAAGATAGGCATGGGTGCGCGCGCCATGGGTATGGGAGGCGCAGCGGCGGCGCTGACGGATGTGAGCGCTCTATACTGGAATCCGGCCGGGATCGCCTCTCTTGAGAGCAGAGAAGTGCTCGCCATGCACACGGACTGGTTCGAGGACACCTCAATAGAATTTCTCGGAGCGGCATTTCCCGCCGGGGGCGCCGTGTTAGGCTTGAGCATGACCTATCTTGCGATAGATGAATTTGAAAGAAGGGTGGCGGACACCTCCGCGCCGGTTGGCACATTTAACGCCAATGACAGCGCTGTCGGAATAAGCTATGCCAAAAAGCACGCCGGTCTGGATGCGGGTTTTACCGTCAAAGCGCTGAAATCGAGCATAGGCAGCGATTCGTCCAATGTCGCCATCGCCGCCGATGCCGGTATTATAAAAAAAGGATTGAGTCTCTCAGGGAAACCGATGTCGCTGGCCATCGCGCTAAAAGATTTCGGGACGAAGATAAAGTTTAGCGCGCAAGAGGACAATCTGCCTTCCGTTATAAAGCTCGGAATGGGCGTGGAAGTCTCCCCCCAGATGACAGTTGCCGCGGATCTCAATCTGCCGAGGGACAACGAGGTGAATCTGAACATAGGTTTTGAATATATGCTTCCTGTGGAAGCCGTGAAATTCCCCGTGAGGATGGGTTATAAGACACTCAACGATTTTGACACCATAGACGGTTTCTCGGCCGGTTTCGGACTGGGCATGGGCTCCTATAATCTGGATTTTGCCTGGGTGCCTTACGGAGATTTCGACGACACTTACCGGCTGTCGCTGTCGGGCAAATTCTAA